In the genome of Populus alba chromosome 11, ASM523922v2, whole genome shotgun sequence, one region contains:
- the LOC118031667 gene encoding universal stress protein PHOS32 isoform X3, whose protein sequence is MASSPSPKKNTPTESAVVVQVQPPSPRLHVTTQTTGAQRRIGIAVDLSDESAFAVKWAVQNYLRSGDAVILVHVSPTNVLYGADWGSLPIKENYNLDDQNEENQQKIEEDFNLFTSTKANDIAQPLVDANIPFKIHIVKDHDMKERLCLEVERLGLSAVVMGSRGFGASRKSSKGRLGSVSDYCVHHCVCPVIVVRFPDEKDGGAGEESERDGGATLCTVMEEEQEEHDMDEQLDSATSMVTIYIQDRALKENTYMEAAS, encoded by the exons ATGGCATCTTCACCATCACCTAAGAAAAACACACCAACAGAATCGGCCGTGGTGGTTCAAGTCCAACCCCCTTCCCCACGTTTACATGTCACCACTCAAACAACTGGTGCTCAAAGAAGAATAGGAATTGCTGTTGATCTCAGTGATGAAAGTGCTTTTGCTGTCAAATGGGCTGTTCAAAACTACTTACGTTCTGGCGATGCAGTGATCTTAGTCCATGTTAGCCCCACAAATGTTCTTTATGGTGCTGATTGGGGTTCGTTGCCAATTAAAGAGAATTACAATCTAGATGATCAAAATGAAGAGAATCAGCAAAAGATTGAAGAGGATTTTAATCTGTTTACAAGCACCAAAGCTAATGATATAGCACAGCCTCTTGTTGATGCAAACATACCctttaaaattcatattgtgAAGGATCATGATATGAAAGAAAGGCTTTGTTTGGAGGTTGAGAGGTTGGGGTTGAGTGCTGTGGTAATGGGGAGTAGAGGGTTTGGTGCTTCAAGGAAGAGTAGTAAAGGGAGGTTAGGGAGTGTTAGTGATTATTGTGTTCATCATTGCGTTTGCCCTGTTATTGTTGTGAGGTTTCCTGATGAGAAAGATGGTGGCGCTGGTGAGGAGTCAGAGAGGGACGGTGGGGCGACGTTGTGTACGGTGATGGAGGAGGAGCAGGAAGAGCATGACATGGATG AACAGCTTGATTCAGCAACATCGATGGTGACGATTTATATACAGGATCGTGCACTGAAAGAAAATACAT ATATGGAAGCAGCTTCATGA
- the LOC118031667 gene encoding universal stress protein PHOS32 isoform X6 has product MASSPSPKKNTPTESAVVVQVQPPSPRLHVTTQTTGAQRRIGIAVDLSDESAFAVKWAVQNYLRSGDAVILVHVSPTNVLYGADWGSLPIKENYNLDDQNEENQQKIEEDFNLFTSTKANDIAQPLVDANIPFKIHIVKDHDMKERLCLEVERLGLSAVVMGSRGFGASRKSSKGRLGSVSDYCVHHCVCPVIVVRFPDEKDGGAGEESERDGGATLCTVMEEEQEEHDMDDMEAAS; this is encoded by the exons ATGGCATCTTCACCATCACCTAAGAAAAACACACCAACAGAATCGGCCGTGGTGGTTCAAGTCCAACCCCCTTCCCCACGTTTACATGTCACCACTCAAACAACTGGTGCTCAAAGAAGAATAGGAATTGCTGTTGATCTCAGTGATGAAAGTGCTTTTGCTGTCAAATGGGCTGTTCAAAACTACTTACGTTCTGGCGATGCAGTGATCTTAGTCCATGTTAGCCCCACAAATGTTCTTTATGGTGCTGATTGGGGTTCGTTGCCAATTAAAGAGAATTACAATCTAGATGATCAAAATGAAGAGAATCAGCAAAAGATTGAAGAGGATTTTAATCTGTTTACAAGCACCAAAGCTAATGATATAGCACAGCCTCTTGTTGATGCAAACATACCctttaaaattcatattgtgAAGGATCATGATATGAAAGAAAGGCTTTGTTTGGAGGTTGAGAGGTTGGGGTTGAGTGCTGTGGTAATGGGGAGTAGAGGGTTTGGTGCTTCAAGGAAGAGTAGTAAAGGGAGGTTAGGGAGTGTTAGTGATTATTGTGTTCATCATTGCGTTTGCCCTGTTATTGTTGTGAGGTTTCCTGATGAGAAAGATGGTGGCGCTGGTGAGGAGTCAGAGAGGGACGGTGGGGCGACGTTGTGTACGGTGATGGAGGAGGAGCAGGAAGAGCATGACATGGATG ATATGGAAGCAGCTTCATGA
- the LOC118031667 gene encoding universal stress protein PHOS32 isoform X2: MASSPSPKKNTPTESAVVVQVQPPSPRLHVTTQTTGAQRRIGIAVDLSDESAFAVKWAVQNYLRSGDAVILVHVSPTNVLYGADWGSLPIKENYNLDDQNEENQQKIEEDFNLFTSTKANDIAQPLVDANIPFKIHIVKDHDMKERLCLEVERLGLSAVVMGSRGFGASRKSSKGRLGSVSDYCVHHCVCPVIVVRFPDEKDGGAGEESERDGGATLCTVMEEEQEEHDMDGKQSEQLDSATSMVTIYIQDRALKENTYMEAAS, from the exons ATGGCATCTTCACCATCACCTAAGAAAAACACACCAACAGAATCGGCCGTGGTGGTTCAAGTCCAACCCCCTTCCCCACGTTTACATGTCACCACTCAAACAACTGGTGCTCAAAGAAGAATAGGAATTGCTGTTGATCTCAGTGATGAAAGTGCTTTTGCTGTCAAATGGGCTGTTCAAAACTACTTACGTTCTGGCGATGCAGTGATCTTAGTCCATGTTAGCCCCACAAATGTTCTTTATGGTGCTGATTGGGGTTCGTTGCCAATTAAAGAGAATTACAATCTAGATGATCAAAATGAAGAGAATCAGCAAAAGATTGAAGAGGATTTTAATCTGTTTACAAGCACCAAAGCTAATGATATAGCACAGCCTCTTGTTGATGCAAACATACCctttaaaattcatattgtgAAGGATCATGATATGAAAGAAAGGCTTTGTTTGGAGGTTGAGAGGTTGGGGTTGAGTGCTGTGGTAATGGGGAGTAGAGGGTTTGGTGCTTCAAGGAAGAGTAGTAAAGGGAGGTTAGGGAGTGTTAGTGATTATTGTGTTCATCATTGCGTTTGCCCTGTTATTGTTGTGAGGTTTCCTGATGAGAAAGATGGTGGCGCTGGTGAGGAGTCAGAGAGGGACGGTGGGGCGACGTTGTGTACGGTGATGGAGGAGGAGCAGGAAGAGCATGACATGGATGGTAAACAATCAG AACAGCTTGATTCAGCAACATCGATGGTGACGATTTATATACAGGATCGTGCACTGAAAGAAAATACAT ATATGGAAGCAGCTTCATGA
- the LOC118031667 gene encoding universal stress protein PHOS32 isoform X4, which produces MASSPSPKKNTPTESAVVVQVQPPSPRLHVTTQTTGAQRRIGIAVDLSDESAFAVKWAVQNYLRSGDAVILVHVSPTNVLYGADWGSLPIKENYNLDDQNEENQQKIEEDFNLFTSTKANDIAQPLVDANIPFKIHIVKDHDMKERLCLEVERLGLSAVVMGSRGFGASRKSSKGRLGSVSDYCVHHCVCPVIVVRFPDEKDGGAGEESERDGGATLCTVMEEEQEEHDMDGKQSDMEAAS; this is translated from the exons ATGGCATCTTCACCATCACCTAAGAAAAACACACCAACAGAATCGGCCGTGGTGGTTCAAGTCCAACCCCCTTCCCCACGTTTACATGTCACCACTCAAACAACTGGTGCTCAAAGAAGAATAGGAATTGCTGTTGATCTCAGTGATGAAAGTGCTTTTGCTGTCAAATGGGCTGTTCAAAACTACTTACGTTCTGGCGATGCAGTGATCTTAGTCCATGTTAGCCCCACAAATGTTCTTTATGGTGCTGATTGGGGTTCGTTGCCAATTAAAGAGAATTACAATCTAGATGATCAAAATGAAGAGAATCAGCAAAAGATTGAAGAGGATTTTAATCTGTTTACAAGCACCAAAGCTAATGATATAGCACAGCCTCTTGTTGATGCAAACATACCctttaaaattcatattgtgAAGGATCATGATATGAAAGAAAGGCTTTGTTTGGAGGTTGAGAGGTTGGGGTTGAGTGCTGTGGTAATGGGGAGTAGAGGGTTTGGTGCTTCAAGGAAGAGTAGTAAAGGGAGGTTAGGGAGTGTTAGTGATTATTGTGTTCATCATTGCGTTTGCCCTGTTATTGTTGTGAGGTTTCCTGATGAGAAAGATGGTGGCGCTGGTGAGGAGTCAGAGAGGGACGGTGGGGCGACGTTGTGTACGGTGATGGAGGAGGAGCAGGAAGAGCATGACATGGATGGTAAACAATCAG ATATGGAAGCAGCTTCATGA
- the LOC118031667 gene encoding universal stress protein PHOS32 isoform X1 has product MASSPSPKKNTPTESAVVVQVQPPSPRLHVTTQTTGAQRRIGIAVDLSDESAFAVKWAVQNYLRSGDAVILVHVSPTNVLYGADWGSLPIKENYNLDDQNEENQQKIEEDFNLFTSTKANDIAQPLVDANIPFKIHIVKDHDMKERLCLEVERLGLSAVVMGSRGFGASRKSSKGRLGSVSDYCVHHCVCPVIVVRFPDEKDGGAGEESERDGGATLCTVMEEEQEEHDMDGKQSDYQLCWEALQSSMVLSIPLLWCNGLAHYHETNRRILIPLHEPIMETILEVKIAIP; this is encoded by the exons ATGGCATCTTCACCATCACCTAAGAAAAACACACCAACAGAATCGGCCGTGGTGGTTCAAGTCCAACCCCCTTCCCCACGTTTACATGTCACCACTCAAACAACTGGTGCTCAAAGAAGAATAGGAATTGCTGTTGATCTCAGTGATGAAAGTGCTTTTGCTGTCAAATGGGCTGTTCAAAACTACTTACGTTCTGGCGATGCAGTGATCTTAGTCCATGTTAGCCCCACAAATGTTCTTTATGGTGCTGATTGGGGTTCGTTGCCAATTAAAGAGAATTACAATCTAGATGATCAAAATGAAGAGAATCAGCAAAAGATTGAAGAGGATTTTAATCTGTTTACAAGCACCAAAGCTAATGATATAGCACAGCCTCTTGTTGATGCAAACATACCctttaaaattcatattgtgAAGGATCATGATATGAAAGAAAGGCTTTGTTTGGAGGTTGAGAGGTTGGGGTTGAGTGCTGTGGTAATGGGGAGTAGAGGGTTTGGTGCTTCAAGGAAGAGTAGTAAAGGGAGGTTAGGGAGTGTTAGTGATTATTGTGTTCATCATTGCGTTTGCCCTGTTATTGTTGTGAGGTTTCCTGATGAGAAAGATGGTGGCGCTGGTGAGGAGTCAGAGAGGGACGGTGGGGCGACGTTGTGTACGGTGATGGAGGAGGAGCAGGAAGAGCATGACATGGATGGTAAACAATCAG ACTACCAGTTATGCTGGGAAGCACTTCAAAGTTCCATGGTTTTATCGATTCCCTTGTTGTGGTGTAATGGGTTAGCTCATTATCATGAGACCAACAGGAGGATTCTGATACCGCTGCATGAACCAATTATGGAAACCATCTTGGAGGTTAAAATTGCAATTCCATGA
- the LOC118031667 gene encoding universal stress protein PHOS32 isoform X7: protein MASSPSPKKNTPTESAVVVQVQPPSPRLHVTTQTTGAQRRIGIAVDLSDESAFAVKWAVQNYLRSGDAVILVHVSPTNVLYGADWGSLPIKENYNLDDQNEENQQKIEEDFNLFTSTKANDIAQPLVDANIPFKIHIVKDHDMKERLCLEVERLGLSAVVMGSRGFGASRKSSKGRLGSVSDYCVHHCVCPVIVVRFPDEKDGGAGEESERDGGATLCTVMEEEQEEHDMDANKRDK from the exons ATGGCATCTTCACCATCACCTAAGAAAAACACACCAACAGAATCGGCCGTGGTGGTTCAAGTCCAACCCCCTTCCCCACGTTTACATGTCACCACTCAAACAACTGGTGCTCAAAGAAGAATAGGAATTGCTGTTGATCTCAGTGATGAAAGTGCTTTTGCTGTCAAATGGGCTGTTCAAAACTACTTACGTTCTGGCGATGCAGTGATCTTAGTCCATGTTAGCCCCACAAATGTTCTTTATGGTGCTGATTGGGGTTCGTTGCCAATTAAAGAGAATTACAATCTAGATGATCAAAATGAAGAGAATCAGCAAAAGATTGAAGAGGATTTTAATCTGTTTACAAGCACCAAAGCTAATGATATAGCACAGCCTCTTGTTGATGCAAACATACCctttaaaattcatattgtgAAGGATCATGATATGAAAGAAAGGCTTTGTTTGGAGGTTGAGAGGTTGGGGTTGAGTGCTGTGGTAATGGGGAGTAGAGGGTTTGGTGCTTCAAGGAAGAGTAGTAAAGGGAGGTTAGGGAGTGTTAGTGATTATTGTGTTCATCATTGCGTTTGCCCTGTTATTGTTGTGAGGTTTCCTGATGAGAAAGATGGTGGCGCTGGTGAGGAGTCAGAGAGGGACGGTGGGGCGACGTTGTGTACGGTGATGGAGGAGGAGCAGGAAGAGCATGACATGGATG CGAACAAGAGAGACAAATGA
- the LOC118031667 gene encoding universal stress protein PHOS32 isoform X5 has product MASSPSPKKNTPTESAVVVQVQPPSPRLHVTTQTTGAQRRIGIAVDLSDESAFAVKWAVQNYLRSGDAVILVHVSPTNVLYGADWGSLPIKENYNLDDQNEENQQKIEEDFNLFTSTKANDIAQPLVDANIPFKIHIVKDHDMKERLCLEVERLGLSAVVMGSRGFGASRKSSKGRLGSVSDYCVHHCVCPVIVVRFPDEKDGGAGEESERDGGATLCTVMEEEQEEHDMDGKQSANKRDK; this is encoded by the exons ATGGCATCTTCACCATCACCTAAGAAAAACACACCAACAGAATCGGCCGTGGTGGTTCAAGTCCAACCCCCTTCCCCACGTTTACATGTCACCACTCAAACAACTGGTGCTCAAAGAAGAATAGGAATTGCTGTTGATCTCAGTGATGAAAGTGCTTTTGCTGTCAAATGGGCTGTTCAAAACTACTTACGTTCTGGCGATGCAGTGATCTTAGTCCATGTTAGCCCCACAAATGTTCTTTATGGTGCTGATTGGGGTTCGTTGCCAATTAAAGAGAATTACAATCTAGATGATCAAAATGAAGAGAATCAGCAAAAGATTGAAGAGGATTTTAATCTGTTTACAAGCACCAAAGCTAATGATATAGCACAGCCTCTTGTTGATGCAAACATACCctttaaaattcatattgtgAAGGATCATGATATGAAAGAAAGGCTTTGTTTGGAGGTTGAGAGGTTGGGGTTGAGTGCTGTGGTAATGGGGAGTAGAGGGTTTGGTGCTTCAAGGAAGAGTAGTAAAGGGAGGTTAGGGAGTGTTAGTGATTATTGTGTTCATCATTGCGTTTGCCCTGTTATTGTTGTGAGGTTTCCTGATGAGAAAGATGGTGGCGCTGGTGAGGAGTCAGAGAGGGACGGTGGGGCGACGTTGTGTACGGTGATGGAGGAGGAGCAGGAAGAGCATGACATGGATGGTAAACAATCAG CGAACAAGAGAGACAAATGA